Proteins co-encoded in one Pleurodeles waltl isolate 20211129_DDA chromosome 1_2, aPleWal1.hap1.20221129, whole genome shotgun sequence genomic window:
- the ANKRD37 gene encoding ankyrin repeat domain-containing protein 37 gives MLLLECNAEFDSPCSLMETGSAVNSAGDGLGQSPVHLAACGGQAFFLLWQLQTGADLNQQDCFGEAPLHKAAKSGSLQCLSLLVAGDARVDICNNNGETAEDLAWSCGFLECARFLASVKHTQNMKLQLQSSAGSDAMREPMAAQKRSCSSDAATNEKRMRFEGLEL, from the exons ATGCTGCTCCTGGAATGTAATGCAGAG TTTGACAGCCCCTGCAGCCTGATGGAGACGGGCAGCGCCGTGAACTCTGCCGGGGACGGCCTGGGGCAGTCCCCCGTGCACCTGGCCGCCTGCGGAGGACAAGCCTTCTTCCTGCTCTGGCAGCTGCAGACGGGCGCCGACCTCAACCAGCAG GATTGTTTCGGAGAGGCTCCACTTCACAAAGCTGCAAAatctgggagcctgcagtgcctcaGTTTGCTGGTCGCGGGCGACGCCAGAGTTGA CATCTGCAACAACAACGGAGAGACggcggaggacctggcctggtcgTGTGGGTTTTTGGAGTGTGCCAGGTTCCTTGCCTCTGTAAAGCACACACAGAACATGAAGCTGCAGTTGCAGTCATCTGCTGGCAGTGACGCGATGAGAGAACCAATGGCTGCACAGAAGCGCTCCTGCAGCAGTGATGCAGCAACGAACGAAAAGAGGATGCGGTTCGAAG GTTTGGAATTATAG